One stretch of Thermus sp. LT1-2-5 DNA includes these proteins:
- a CDS encoding tetratricopeptide repeat protein has product MKRSWIAAALVLAAPLALALSPQEGWDLVAKVEAGDQSAYSRLVSLYQSGDAEAGVALGMLYFNGVAYPRDLEKALRYFEWAYTKGSGWAAWALAFFYANGFGVQRDLAKALAYTREGVQRGYPGAKALYSMLLIAGSAGVKRDVAEGVRLIKEAAATEDPVALNVAARYLAFANLPDLPRNPKQAREYWEKAAAKGYLLAKGFLAYDLFFGLGGPPDQRRALELAKPLVGFDPTSTTVWATALYFGQGGVGQNRPEACRLSKDVVAQQSGAAAIYGLCILEGVVPGERALGFAYLLWGAALQHPMAQSLVAEWQKRLTPEEVNRAKELLKNLP; this is encoded by the coding sequence ATGAAGCGTTCCTGGATCGCTGCGGCGCTCGTTCTGGCGGCTCCTCTGGCCCTGGCCCTCTCCCCTCAGGAGGGATGGGACCTGGTGGCCAAGGTGGAAGCGGGGGATCAAAGCGCTTATTCCCGCCTTGTGTCCCTGTACCAGTCTGGCGACGCCGAGGCGGGGGTCGCCTTGGGAATGCTCTACTTCAACGGTGTCGCTTACCCCCGCGACCTGGAAAAGGCGTTGCGGTACTTCGAGTGGGCTTACACCAAGGGGAGCGGCTGGGCCGCTTGGGCGCTCGCGTTTTTCTACGCCAATGGCTTTGGGGTGCAGAGAGACCTTGCCAAAGCCCTCGCCTACACGCGGGAAGGCGTTCAGAGGGGTTACCCCGGCGCTAAGGCCCTGTACAGTATGCTCCTAATCGCTGGGAGCGCTGGCGTCAAGCGGGATGTGGCCGAGGGGGTTCGCCTGATCAAGGAAGCCGCGGCCACCGAGGATCCTGTGGCCCTCAACGTCGCCGCTCGCTACCTCGCCTTCGCCAACCTCCCTGACCTGCCCCGGAACCCCAAGCAGGCGCGGGAGTACTGGGAGAAGGCGGCGGCCAAGGGGTATCTCCTCGCTAAGGGTTTCCTCGCCTACGATCTCTTCTTTGGCCTTGGGGGTCCCCCAGACCAGCGGCGCGCCCTGGAATTGGCGAAACCCCTTGTAGGGTTCGACCCCACCTCCACAACGGTTTGGGCCACCGCCCTGTACTTCGGCCAGGGGGGCGTGGGGCAGAACCGCCCCGAAGCGTGCCGTCTGTCTAAGGATGTCGTCGCGCAACAATCGGGGGCGGCCGCCATCTACGGTCTGTGCATCCTGGAAGGCGTTGTCCCTGGGGAGCGGGCCCTGGGCTTCGCCTACCTCCTCTGGGGGGCGGCGTTGCAACACCCCATGGCGCAAAGCCTCGTTGCCGAGTGGCAGAAGCGCCTGACCCCCGAGGAAGTCAACCGGGCTAAGGAACTCCTCAAGAACCTGCCGTGA
- a CDS encoding HTTM domain-containing protein has protein sequence MRFFWGFFALSPLGLTLFRLVLGGTLFADWLTLARWYEAFFSDKGLFFGHEVLEVNGVRVPLFFGAEAWNLLLFGLIGVLALLFFVGWRPRFTALLLALLLLGLQDRNPWVWNTGHVLIPVFLLLGALLPLEAGYGLARFLLKEEVPERLFTPTLLPLLVLLFAAYFTNSLAKDLDVYWLQGKGLWGAVESSHGTPLGIEFVHRYPDLAVFLSRLTFLLQAGGAFLLVAPFWPLRLLGILGFLGFHLFTRLFLDVGNFPWVMAAALLLLLPPEVGIWLSARLRRGLPRAVVHYDGGCGFCRRVSEVLRRAFLAEAEVRPAEGRVQELLEAERSWVVEVEGRLHTQGFGFFALLLASPFRPLAWLWKVPGFPRLANLAYRWVADRRPSLEATRRLLPTSSFRPHTPLTLALAVVLALAYGSYALKGPWAYGQAPAWLTSGLDTLGLAVGWGHFAPTPPARHEWPLALGVTLSGAQVDPWRWLVAGNPAYEEAAPRYSIERSGLEHWRKVWWGAWRESDANALRRKGLARYLCRAWNEAHKGPDLLVSVTLYLARVYPGDRELRKELLEHYLCM, from the coding sequence GTGAGGTTCTTCTGGGGGTTCTTCGCCCTCTCCCCCCTGGGCCTCACCCTTTTTCGCCTCGTCCTCGGGGGGACCCTCTTCGCCGACTGGCTCACCCTGGCCCGCTGGTACGAAGCCTTCTTTAGCGATAAGGGTCTCTTCTTCGGGCACGAGGTCCTGGAGGTGAACGGGGTCAGGGTGCCCCTCTTCTTCGGGGCCGAAGCCTGGAACCTTCTCCTCTTCGGCCTCATCGGGGTCCTGGCCCTTCTCTTTTTTGTGGGTTGGCGTCCCCGCTTCACCGCGCTTCTCCTCGCCCTTCTCCTTCTGGGATTGCAGGACCGAAACCCCTGGGTGTGGAACACGGGCCACGTCCTTATCCCCGTCTTCCTGCTCCTCGGGGCCCTGCTTCCCCTGGAAGCGGGCTACGGCCTGGCCCGCTTTCTCCTTAAGGAAGAGGTGCCCGAGCGCCTTTTCACCCCCACCCTCCTGCCCCTCCTGGTCCTCCTCTTCGCCGCCTACTTCACCAACTCCCTGGCCAAGGACCTGGACGTCTACTGGCTCCAGGGGAAGGGGCTTTGGGGGGCGGTGGAGTCCAGCCACGGCACGCCCCTGGGGATCGAGTTCGTCCACCGCTACCCTGATCTCGCCGTTTTTCTCTCCCGCCTCACGTTCTTGCTGCAGGCGGGCGGGGCTTTCCTCCTGGTGGCGCCTTTCTGGCCCCTGAGGCTTCTCGGGATCCTCGGCTTCCTCGGCTTCCACCTGTTCACCCGCCTCTTCCTGGACGTGGGCAACTTCCCCTGGGTCATGGCCGCCGCCCTTCTCCTCCTCCTGCCCCCCGAGGTGGGGATTTGGCTCAGCGCCCGCCTGCGCCGGGGTTTGCCCCGGGCGGTGGTTCACTACGACGGGGGTTGCGGCTTCTGCCGCCGGGTGAGCGAGGTGTTGCGGAGAGCTTTCCTGGCGGAGGCGGAGGTCCGGCCTGCGGAGGGCAGGGTACAGGAGCTCCTGGAGGCGGAGCGGAGCTGGGTAGTGGAGGTGGAGGGGAGGCTACACACCCAGGGCTTTGGCTTCTTCGCCCTCCTTCTGGCTTCCCCCTTCCGTCCCCTCGCCTGGCTGTGGAAGGTACCAGGCTTCCCCCGGCTCGCCAACCTCGCCTACCGCTGGGTGGCGGACAGGCGCCCCTCTCTGGAAGCCACCCGCCGCCTTCTCCCCACCTCCTCCTTCCGGCCCCACACCCCCCTCACCCTGGCCCTGGCGGTGGTCCTCGCCCTGGCCTACGGGTCCTACGCCCTGAAGGGGCCCTGGGCGTACGGGCAAGCGCCCGCTTGGCTCACCTCGGGCCTGGACACCCTGGGGCTCGCCGTGGGCTGGGGGCACTTCGCCCCGACCCCCCCTGCCCGGCACGAGTGGCCCCTGGCCCTCGGGGTGACCCTCTCCGGGGCGCAGGTAGACCCCTGGCGCTGGCTGGTGGCGGGAAACCCCGCCTACGAGGAAGCGGCGCCACGGTACTCCATCGAGCGGTCCGGCCTGGAGCACTGGCGGAAGGTGTGGTGGGGCGCGTGGAGGGAGAGCGACGCCAACGCCCTGCGGCGCAAGGGGCTCGCCCGCTACCTCTGCCGCGCCTGGAACGAAGCCCACAAGGGACCGGACCTCCTGGTGTCCGTAACCCTCTACCTCGCTAGGGTCTACCCGGGAGATAGGGAACTCCGAAAAGAACTCCTGGAGCACTACCTATGCATGTAG